A window of the Streptomyces griseochromogenes genome harbors these coding sequences:
- a CDS encoding histidine phosphatase family protein, giving the protein MGDLFLVRHGETEWSRSGRHTGWTDVPLTEHGRQEARRLVPLIRSHRIAAAFVSPLRRARETAELIGIHDAQVDADLREWDYGGYEGVTTADIRRSRPGWFLFTDGVAPGPPEHPGETAEQVGQRADRVLGRVDAALAGTDDGVVLIAHGHFLRVLTARRLGLPPRQGALFQLATGTLCSLGTEHERPVVTAWNLRPPD; this is encoded by the coding sequence GTGGGTGACCTCTTTCTCGTCCGGCACGGTGAGACCGAGTGGTCGCGGTCCGGACGGCACACCGGCTGGACCGACGTGCCCCTGACCGAGCACGGGCGTCAGGAGGCGCGCCGGCTGGTCCCGCTGATCCGCTCGCACCGGATCGCGGCCGCCTTCGTCAGCCCCCTGCGACGGGCCCGGGAGACCGCCGAACTCATCGGCATCCATGACGCCCAGGTCGACGCCGACCTGCGGGAATGGGACTACGGCGGGTACGAGGGCGTGACCACGGCGGACATCCGGCGGAGCAGGCCCGGCTGGTTCCTGTTCACGGACGGGGTCGCACCGGGCCCGCCCGAGCATCCCGGGGAGACTGCCGAGCAGGTCGGGCAGCGGGCCGACCGGGTGCTGGGCAGGGTGGACGCCGCCCTCGCCGGCACCGATGACGGCGTCGTCCTGATCGCCCACGGCCACTTCCTGCGCGTGCTGACCGCCCGCCGACTCGGTCTGCCGCCGCGGCAGGGGGCTCTCTTCCAGCTGGCGACGGGCACGCTGTGCAGCCTGGGCACCGAGCACGAGCGGCCGGTGGTGACGGCGTGGAACCTGCGGCCCCCTGACTGA
- a CDS encoding trypsin-like serine peptidase codes for MSTAILGLAAPAAGAASPAPPMADAGKTDAGKEAREAARFWTAERMANARPLDEIRSAQSAPGRPAAAAAAARPTGKQYGGTRLVGTFFGSGGPRGTAWHCTGSVIATTSKNIVLTAAHCGLNMTGDFIFVPKFVKGAGPDQQPYGIFHIQHIFTDPRYVPDRGSSTTKKPWSDLDTAFARVSANQHGKKLQDAVGGGLTFTRPSGYKHDVTVVGYPSHAHNSAGRAIKCTVPTKQLPGYRQMSMTCGGYYGGVSGSPWITDYKDGATSGHVIGNLGGYNGGGNDANVDYISYAPAFGADAANLLSWAVANQEPPSDLPPYKGIEAKLPGGAGRWRQARLMASGDYTGDRRSDLIVVRSNGETTLYPGDGKGGFRPEKRLRPANATWTHARAVTGGDFAGGDRSDLLVRWSDGEVTLYPDVSASGLGREVRMAKPGSVWKSAVQISAGRFHGGTRSTDLLVRWVDGELTLYTGVGAGTFGTEKRLLAPNATWKKATLLTSGTFSGSATGDVLVRWADGALDVYAGTSAAGLGARSRLRGPNALWKNDLVMTAGDYTANRAGDDLIVRWSDGETTLYADTGRRALGKESTLVYPGT; via the coding sequence ATGTCCACGGCGATACTCGGCCTCGCGGCTCCGGCCGCGGGAGCGGCGTCGCCCGCGCCGCCGATGGCGGACGCGGGGAAGACGGACGCGGGGAAGGAAGCCCGGGAAGCCGCCCGTTTCTGGACCGCGGAGCGCATGGCGAACGCCCGCCCGCTGGACGAGATCCGCTCGGCGCAGTCCGCGCCCGGAAGGCCGGCCGCTGCCGCGGCGGCGGCCCGGCCGACGGGCAAGCAGTACGGCGGGACCCGTCTCGTCGGAACCTTCTTCGGCTCGGGTGGACCGCGCGGCACCGCCTGGCACTGCACGGGCAGCGTGATCGCCACCACGTCGAAGAACATCGTGCTCACCGCGGCCCACTGCGGGCTGAACATGACGGGCGACTTCATCTTCGTCCCGAAGTTCGTCAAGGGAGCGGGCCCCGACCAGCAGCCGTACGGCATCTTCCACATCCAGCACATCTTCACCGACCCCCGCTACGTCCCCGACCGGGGCTCCTCGACCACCAAGAAGCCCTGGTCCGACCTGGACACCGCGTTCGCCCGGGTCTCGGCGAACCAGCACGGCAAGAAGCTCCAGGACGCCGTGGGAGGCGGGCTGACCTTCACCCGGCCGTCCGGCTACAAGCACGACGTCACGGTGGTCGGGTACCCGTCGCACGCCCACAACAGCGCCGGGCGCGCCATCAAGTGCACCGTGCCGACCAAGCAACTGCCCGGGTACCGGCAGATGTCCATGACCTGCGGTGGCTACTACGGCGGTGTGTCCGGCAGCCCGTGGATCACCGACTACAAGGACGGCGCCACCAGCGGCCACGTCATCGGCAACCTCGGCGGCTACAACGGCGGCGGCAACGACGCGAACGTCGACTACATCAGCTACGCCCCGGCGTTCGGGGCCGACGCCGCCAACCTCCTCTCCTGGGCCGTCGCGAACCAGGAGCCGCCGTCCGACCTGCCGCCGTACAAAGGGATCGAGGCCAAGCTCCCGGGCGGAGCGGGGCGGTGGCGGCAGGCCAGGCTGATGGCCTCCGGCGACTACACGGGCGATCGCCGCAGCGACCTGATCGTGGTCCGGTCCAACGGCGAGACCACGCTGTATCCCGGTGACGGCAAGGGCGGGTTCCGGCCCGAGAAGCGGCTGCGGCCTGCCAACGCCACCTGGACGCACGCCCGGGCGGTCACGGGCGGGGACTTCGCCGGCGGCGATCGGTCCGACCTGCTGGTGCGCTGGTCCGACGGTGAGGTCACCCTCTACCCGGACGTCAGTGCCTCGGGCCTGGGCCGGGAGGTCCGGATGGCGAAGCCCGGCTCCGTGTGGAAGAGCGCCGTCCAGATCTCGGCCGGGCGGTTCCACGGCGGCACGCGCTCCACCGACCTGCTGGTCCGGTGGGTCGACGGTGAACTGACCCTCTACACCGGCGTCGGCGCCGGCACCTTCGGCACCGAGAAGCGCCTGCTCGCGCCGAACGCCACCTGGAAGAAGGCCACGCTGCTCACCAGCGGGACCTTCAGTGGCAGCGCCACCGGGGATGTCCTCGTACGCTGGGCGGACGGCGCACTCGACGTCTATGCGGGCACCTCGGCCGCGGGACTGGGCGCCAGGTCGCGCCTGCGCGGCCCGAACGCCCTGTGGAAGAACGACCTGGTCATGACGGCGGGCGACTACACCGCCAACCGCGCGGGTGACGACCTGATCGTCCGCTGGTCCGACGGGGAGACGACCCTGTACGCCGACACCGGCCGCAGGGCCCTCGGCAAAGAGAGCACGCTGGTCTACCCGGGCACGTGA
- a CDS encoding nucleobase:cation symporter-2 family protein yields MATTGLQHVAAMYAGVVAPPLIVGAAVGLSGSELTFLTGACLFTAGLATFLQTLGFWKIGARLPFVNGVTFAGVAPMTAIVASAHHKSDALPVIYGAVIVAGLLGFIAAPFFSKAVRFFPPVVTGSVITLIGVSLLPVAFGWAQGPDPAAHDYGSGTNLGLAAATLLIVLLLRRFTRGFVKQIAVLLGLVLGTLLAIPFGATDFAPVADADVIGFPTPFHFGAPQFHLAAILSLCVVMVVSMTESTADMLALGEIVDRPSDERTIAAGLRADTLGSALSPLFNGFMCSAFAQNIGLVAMTRIRSRYVVAVGGGFLVLMGLCPTAASLIAVVPRPVLGGAGVVLFGSVAASGIQTLVRAGLDKDNNVLIVAVSLAVGIIPITAPHFYHAFPQTARIVLDSGISTGCLAAVLLNLVFNHLGRDRDAQDVTHPMEAGEELAPAH; encoded by the coding sequence ATGGCGACCACCGGTCTGCAGCACGTGGCCGCCATGTACGCGGGAGTCGTCGCCCCGCCCCTGATCGTCGGCGCAGCCGTCGGCCTCAGCGGCAGCGAGCTCACCTTCCTCACCGGCGCCTGCCTGTTCACCGCGGGCCTCGCCACCTTTCTGCAGACCCTTGGCTTCTGGAAGATCGGCGCCCGGCTTCCCTTCGTCAACGGCGTCACCTTCGCCGGCGTCGCCCCCATGACCGCGATCGTCGCCTCCGCGCACCACAAGTCCGACGCCCTGCCGGTCATCTACGGCGCGGTCATCGTCGCCGGCCTCCTCGGCTTCATAGCCGCCCCCTTCTTCAGCAAGGCCGTCCGCTTCTTCCCGCCGGTCGTCACCGGCTCCGTGATCACCCTCATCGGTGTGTCCCTGCTCCCGGTCGCCTTCGGCTGGGCCCAGGGCCCCGACCCGGCCGCGCACGACTACGGTTCCGGCACCAATCTGGGCCTGGCCGCCGCGACCCTGCTGATCGTCCTGCTGCTGCGCCGCTTCACCCGCGGCTTCGTCAAGCAGATCGCGGTGCTGCTCGGCCTGGTCCTCGGCACCCTGCTCGCGATCCCGTTCGGCGCGACTGACTTCGCCCCGGTCGCCGACGCGGACGTGATCGGCTTCCCGACGCCGTTCCACTTCGGTGCCCCGCAGTTCCACCTCGCCGCGATCCTGTCCCTGTGCGTGGTGATGGTGGTCTCGATGACCGAGTCGACCGCCGACATGCTGGCGCTCGGCGAGATCGTGGACCGACCGTCCGACGAGAGGACGATCGCCGCGGGTCTGCGCGCCGACACCCTCGGCTCGGCCCTCAGCCCCCTGTTCAACGGCTTCATGTGCAGCGCCTTCGCCCAGAACATCGGACTGGTCGCCATGACCCGCATCCGCAGCCGCTACGTCGTCGCCGTCGGCGGCGGCTTCCTGGTCCTGATGGGCCTGTGTCCGACGGCCGCCTCGCTGATCGCCGTCGTACCCCGTCCGGTGCTGGGCGGCGCGGGTGTGGTCCTGTTCGGCTCGGTGGCGGCCAGCGGCATCCAGACCCTGGTGCGGGCGGGCCTCGACAAGGACAACAACGTCCTGATCGTGGCGGTGTCCCTGGCCGTCGGCATCATCCCGATCACCGCGCCGCACTTCTACCACGCCTTCCCGCAGACGGCGCGGATCGTCCTGGACTCCGGCATCTCCACCGGCTGTCTCGCGGCCGTGCTGCTGAACCTGGTCTTCAACCACCTCGGCAGGGACCGGGACGCCCAGGACGTGACCCACCCGATGGAGGCGGGCGAGGAGCTGGCGCCCGCGCACTGA
- a CDS encoding DUF4232 domain-containing protein, whose product MRATTRLTGGLAVVTAALALTACGTTTEADAAKLSDCRTGSLKWTLVLLGEEKGGSRPDARLTAVNEGPDACVFNGYPGIEIHNGKAESVDGAGHGHPASFPLDTKATVAVDLRYTPPGTKGADGWCVRQSEALVRAPHDSHPIVVPVLDRHRKPAVIDACGETLSLAPPHREPAGN is encoded by the coding sequence ATGCGAGCGACGACTCGTCTGACCGGCGGCCTGGCCGTCGTGACGGCCGCGCTGGCCCTGACGGCCTGCGGCACCACCACCGAGGCGGACGCCGCGAAACTGAGCGACTGCCGGACCGGTTCGCTGAAGTGGACGCTGGTCCTGCTCGGCGAGGAGAAGGGCGGCAGCCGGCCCGACGCACGGCTGACGGCCGTCAACGAGGGCCCGGACGCCTGTGTGTTCAACGGCTACCCGGGCATCGAGATCCACAACGGGAAGGCGGAGAGCGTCGACGGCGCCGGACACGGACACCCCGCGTCCTTCCCACTGGACACGAAGGCGACGGTCGCCGTCGACCTGCGCTACACGCCCCCGGGCACCAAGGGCGCGGACGGCTGGTGCGTACGGCAGAGCGAGGCATTGGTCCGGGCGCCGCACGACTCCCACCCTATCGTCGTCCCGGTCCTGGACCGGCACCGCAAGCCCGCCGTGATCGACGCCTGCGGCGAGACCCTGTCCCTGGCGCCGCCGCACCGGGAGCCGGCGGGGAACTGA
- a CDS encoding serine hydrolase domain-containing protein has product MAFDVHGTVAEGFEGVREEFAAHLAGERDDPGAQLVVYRHGRRVLDLWDGDGIDGASLTSLYSIAKGAAHLVVALLVQDGLLDLDREVAAYWPEFAAEGKDRLTLRELLEHRAGLVGDPEGGFRVEELADDRLIAARLAGRKPLWEPGSAYGYHAFVIGALTGEVVRRVTGKSIQELYEERIRAPYGLDYHLGLPAELEPRWVEVQPLLPTAEEAALLAQRAASADSIRGIAFGLNAPEPIDLVAFGNHPRVKALGPASSGGVGNARGVAGLYAAAISTVDGRPPLLTPETAALFGGLRTPGGPDLVTGSTDHFAVGFEYLAGRYPLLGDDAIGHSGATGSLGFADPASGVAYGYTRRRFSFPSGHGAALENGRLIGSVLRAAAGH; this is encoded by the coding sequence ATGGCGTTCGACGTGCACGGCACGGTGGCCGAGGGGTTCGAGGGCGTACGGGAGGAGTTCGCGGCGCATCTCGCCGGGGAGCGGGACGATCCGGGGGCGCAGCTGGTGGTCTACCGGCACGGCCGGCGCGTGCTGGATCTGTGGGACGGCGACGGCATCGACGGAGCGTCGCTGACGAGCCTGTACTCCATAGCCAAGGGTGCCGCGCACCTGGTCGTCGCGCTGCTCGTACAGGACGGGCTGCTGGATCTCGACCGTGAAGTGGCCGCCTACTGGCCGGAGTTCGCGGCCGAGGGCAAGGACCGGCTGACGCTGCGGGAGCTGCTCGAGCACCGGGCCGGACTGGTCGGGGATCCCGAAGGCGGCTTCCGAGTCGAGGAGCTGGCGGACGACCGGCTGATCGCGGCCCGGCTGGCCGGACGCAAGCCGCTGTGGGAGCCGGGTTCCGCCTACGGCTATCACGCCTTCGTCATCGGCGCCCTCACCGGTGAGGTGGTGCGCCGGGTCACCGGCAAGTCGATCCAGGAGCTGTACGAGGAGCGGATCCGGGCGCCGTACGGGCTGGACTACCACCTCGGCCTGCCGGCGGAGCTGGAGCCGCGCTGGGTGGAGGTCCAGCCGCTGCTGCCCACCGCGGAGGAGGCCGCGCTGCTGGCACAGCGGGCGGCGTCCGCGGACAGCATCCGGGGCATCGCCTTCGGCCTGAACGCGCCGGAGCCGATCGACCTGGTGGCCTTCGGGAACCACCCCCGGGTCAAGGCCCTCGGCCCGGCGTCCTCCGGCGGGGTGGGCAACGCGCGCGGGGTCGCCGGTCTGTACGCGGCCGCGATCAGCACGGTGGACGGCAGGCCGCCACTGCTCACCCCCGAGACCGCCGCCCTGTTCGGCGGGCTCCGCACGCCGGGCGGCCCCGACCTGGTCACCGGCAGCACGGACCACTTCGCCGTCGGCTTCGAGTACCTCGCCGGCCGCTACCCGCTCCTCGGCGACGACGCCATCGGACACAGCGGCGCGACCGGCTCGCTCGGCTTCGCCGACCCGGCGAGCGGGGTGGCCTACGGGTACACACGGCGGCGCTTCTCCTTCCCGTCGGGGCATGGCGCGGCCCTGGAGAACGGCCGTCTGATCGGGTCCGTCCTGCGGGCGGCGGCCGGCCACTGA
- a CDS encoding acyl-CoA thioesterase, with protein sequence MAEPFSVRVTVRGYETDVQGHLNQAVYLNYAEHARWSLLQAAGASQAQLVGRGVGPVTLETTIRYRRELLAGDEVDVTCVFEWGSGKTFRILQEIRKTDGTVAAEINAVCGLLNLTERKLLADPGKVFGELAEDPGHFGF encoded by the coding sequence GTGGCCGAACCGTTTTCCGTCCGTGTGACCGTCCGCGGCTACGAGACCGATGTGCAGGGTCATCTCAATCAGGCGGTATACCTCAACTACGCCGAGCACGCCCGCTGGTCGCTGCTCCAGGCCGCCGGGGCGAGCCAGGCCCAGCTCGTCGGCCGGGGGGTCGGCCCGGTGACGCTGGAGACGACGATCCGCTACCGGCGCGAGCTGCTCGCCGGTGACGAGGTCGACGTCACCTGCGTGTTCGAGTGGGGCAGCGGCAAGACGTTCCGGATCCTCCAGGAGATACGCAAGACCGACGGCACGGTGGCCGCCGAGATCAACGCGGTGTGCGGCCTGCTGAACCTGACGGAGCGGAAACTGCTCGCCGACCCCGGCAAGGTGTTCGGGGAACTGGCCGAGGATCCCGGCCATTTCGGGTTCTAG
- a CDS encoding TMEM175 family protein, with protein MPNESSRVEAFSDGVFAIAITLLILEIKVPKVGEHGDLWRALGEQWPSYAAYVVSFLVIGIMWVNHHQVFSYVARVDRTLMFLNLLVLMVVAAVPWPTAMLAEYLREDRTSHVAAAVYSLVMVVMAFTFQALWWHLTRTGHLFDSRVDVPAARATRVRFALGSLGYPVTVGLAFVSAPLTLAAHGLLALYYGFNQVPVPTRQEPATA; from the coding sequence ATGCCGAACGAGTCCAGCCGTGTCGAGGCCTTCAGCGACGGTGTCTTCGCCATCGCCATCACCCTGCTCATCCTGGAGATCAAGGTCCCGAAGGTCGGTGAACACGGCGATCTGTGGCGGGCGCTCGGCGAGCAGTGGCCCTCGTACGCCGCCTATGTGGTGAGCTTCCTGGTCATCGGCATCATGTGGGTCAACCACCACCAGGTGTTCAGCTACGTCGCCCGGGTCGACCGCACGCTGATGTTCCTGAACCTGCTGGTGCTGATGGTGGTCGCCGCGGTGCCCTGGCCGACCGCGATGCTCGCCGAGTACCTGCGCGAGGACCGCACCTCGCATGTCGCCGCCGCCGTCTACAGCCTGGTCATGGTCGTGATGGCGTTCACCTTCCAAGCCCTGTGGTGGCACCTCACCCGCACCGGCCACCTCTTCGACTCCCGCGTCGACGTCCCCGCCGCCAGGGCGACCCGGGTCCGCTTCGCCCTCGGTTCCCTGGGCTATCCCGTGACCGTCGGCCTGGCCTTCGTCTCCGCGCCCCTGACCCTGGCCGCACACGGCCTGCTGGCCCTGTACTACGGCTTCAATCAGGTACCCGTGCCGACCCGGCAGGAGCCGGCCACCGCCTGA
- a CDS encoding TetR/AcrR family transcriptional regulator — MDDSLERSEAVRARQEPRRSELLDAATAYVMEQGLDGLSIRPLAAALGIGHRTLLYYFGSKEELIAEIFMAFRAHDRRVLDVNSAVLASAGPDQAIEAVWEAMSAPEQTGYWRFFFEAYGYAVREPERYRAFLDGIVLDWLALIGDHLVAAGIVDPERSFALATLTLAAFRGLLLDLVATGDRDRTSAAARALAAALAAPRP; from the coding sequence ATGGACGACAGCCTGGAGAGGTCGGAGGCTGTGCGCGCCAGGCAGGAGCCGCGCAGGAGCGAGCTGCTCGACGCCGCGACGGCCTATGTGATGGAGCAGGGGCTGGACGGTCTGTCCATCCGCCCGCTGGCGGCCGCCCTGGGGATCGGCCACCGTACGCTGCTGTACTACTTCGGCAGCAAGGAAGAACTCATCGCGGAGATCTTCATGGCTTTCCGCGCACACGACCGCCGGGTGCTCGACGTGAACTCCGCGGTGCTGGCCTCCGCCGGGCCGGACCAGGCGATCGAGGCGGTCTGGGAGGCCATGTCGGCCCCGGAGCAGACGGGCTACTGGCGCTTCTTCTTCGAGGCGTACGGCTATGCGGTGCGCGAGCCGGAGCGCTATCGGGCGTTCCTCGACGGGATCGTCCTGGACTGGCTCGCGCTGATCGGCGACCATCTCGTCGCGGCCGGCATCGTCGACCCCGAGCGCTCCTTCGCCCTGGCCACCCTCACGCTCGCCGCCTTCCGCGGGCTGCTCCTCGACCTGGTGGCCACCGGCGACCGCGACCGCACGTCGGCGGCCGCCCGCGCGCTGGCGGCGGCACTGGCCGCGCCGCGTCCATGA
- a CDS encoding HIT family protein — MIRNWREDRIGSALRGENPTVLRRLDAGFAVIGDVQFLPGYSVLLADDPAVGRLSDLPKDRRRSFLDGMDRLGEAVERACGRLDPAFRRVNLEILGNTDAFLHAHVWPRYEWEPEDLVRLPVWLYPRETWSDDGHALGPRHDALRAAIGEELDLLAR; from the coding sequence ATGATTCGGAACTGGCGAGAGGACCGCATCGGCAGTGCGCTGCGGGGCGAGAACCCCACGGTGCTGCGGCGTCTGGACGCGGGGTTCGCGGTGATCGGGGACGTCCAGTTCCTGCCCGGGTACTCGGTGCTGCTGGCGGACGACCCCGCCGTGGGACGGCTGTCGGACCTGCCGAAGGACAGGCGCAGAAGCTTCCTGGACGGCATGGACCGGCTCGGCGAGGCCGTCGAGCGCGCCTGCGGGCGGCTGGATCCGGCCTTCAGGCGGGTGAACCTGGAGATCCTCGGCAACACGGACGCGTTTCTGCACGCCCATGTGTGGCCGCGCTACGAGTGGGAGCCGGAGGATCTCGTGCGTCTCCCGGTGTGGCTGTACCCCCGGGAGACGTGGAGCGACGACGGACATGCGCTCGGTCCGCGCCATGACGCCCTGCGCGCGGCGATCGGCGAGGAACTGGACCTGCTCGCGCGGTGA
- a CDS encoding 8-oxoguanine deaminase gives MAAAQRIVIESCSIATVDAADTEYASGYLVIADNRIEAVGAGKAPEGLENVVRRIDATGHLVTPGLINTHHHFYQWITRGLATDHNLFNWLVALYPTWARIDEPMVYAAAQGSLAMMARGGVTTAMDHHYVYPHGSGDLSGAVIRAAREMGVRFTLARGSMDRSEKDGGLPPDFAVETLEGALAGTEATVKEHHDASFDAMTQVAVAPCSPFSVSTELMREGAELARRLGVRLHTHGSETVEEEKFCHELFGMGPTDYFESTGWLGEDVWMAHCVHMNDSDIAAFARTRTGVAHCPSSNARLAAGIARVPDMLKAGVPVGLGVDGTASNESGELHTELRNALLINRLGAHREAALNARQALRLGTHGGAQVLGRAAETGSLEAGKLADLVLWKLDTLAHASIADPVTALVFGAAAPVTASFVNGRQIVENGRLLTVDEDAIARSTRDEAQRLARISAKA, from the coding sequence ATGGCAGCAGCCCAGCGCATCGTCATCGAGAGCTGTTCGATCGCGACCGTCGACGCCGCAGACACCGAGTACGCCTCCGGGTACCTGGTCATCGCCGACAACCGCATCGAGGCGGTCGGCGCGGGCAAGGCCCCCGAGGGCCTGGAGAACGTCGTACGCCGTATCGACGCCACCGGGCATCTCGTGACCCCCGGCCTGATCAACACCCACCACCACTTCTACCAGTGGATCACCCGGGGCCTGGCCACGGATCACAACCTCTTCAACTGGCTGGTCGCGCTCTACCCCACGTGGGCGCGTATCGACGAGCCGATGGTGTACGCGGCGGCCCAGGGCTCGCTCGCGATGATGGCCCGCGGCGGCGTCACCACCGCCATGGACCACCACTACGTCTACCCGCACGGCTCCGGCGACCTGTCCGGCGCGGTCATCCGCGCCGCCCGCGAGATGGGTGTCCGCTTCACCCTGGCCCGCGGCTCCATGGACCGCAGCGAGAAGGACGGCGGTCTGCCCCCGGACTTCGCCGTCGAGACCCTCGAAGGCGCGCTCGCCGGGACCGAGGCCACCGTCAAGGAGCACCACGACGCCTCCTTCGACGCGATGACCCAGGTCGCCGTCGCCCCCTGCTCTCCCTTCTCCGTCTCCACCGAACTCATGCGGGAGGGCGCCGAGCTCGCGCGCCGCCTCGGCGTACGGCTGCACACCCACGGTTCGGAGACCGTGGAGGAGGAGAAGTTCTGCCACGAGCTGTTCGGCATGGGCCCCACCGACTACTTCGAGTCCACCGGCTGGCTCGGCGAGGACGTGTGGATGGCGCACTGCGTCCACATGAACGACTCCGACATCGCCGCCTTCGCCCGCACCAGGACCGGCGTCGCGCACTGTCCCTCCTCCAACGCGCGCCTCGCGGCCGGTATCGCCCGCGTCCCCGACATGCTGAAGGCGGGCGTCCCGGTCGGCCTCGGCGTCGACGGCACCGCCTCCAACGAGTCCGGTGAACTCCACACCGAACTGCGCAACGCCCTGCTGATCAACCGCCTCGGCGCCCACCGCGAAGCGGCGCTGAACGCCCGGCAGGCGCTGCGCCTCGGTACCCACGGCGGCGCCCAGGTGCTCGGCCGGGCGGCCGAGACCGGCTCGCTGGAGGCCGGCAAGCTGGCCGACCTGGTGCTGTGGAAGCTGGACACCCTCGCCCACGCCTCCATCGCCGACCCGGTGACCGCGCTGGTCTTCGGCGCCGCGGCCCCGGTCACCGCCTCCTTCGTCAACGGACGTCAGATCGTCGAGAACGGCCGCCTGCTGACCGTCGACGAGGACGCCATCGCCCGCTCCACGCGGGACGAGGCCCAGCGCCTGGCGCGGATCTCCGCCAAGGCCTGA
- a CDS encoding carboxylesterase family protein → MWFYRVPALRMAEAQARHGARAFVYEFAWPSPAHDGALGACHALDVPFVFDNLADPAFAPLLGDAPPQAIADGMHAAWVSFATTGDPGWPAYRAPHRPVRRFAPAPATVPDPRGALRTLWDDLR, encoded by the coding sequence GTGTGGTTCTACCGCGTCCCCGCGCTGCGCATGGCCGAAGCCCAGGCGCGCCACGGCGCTCGCGCCTTCGTCTACGAGTTCGCCTGGCCTTCCCCCGCCCACGACGGCGCACTGGGCGCGTGCCATGCGCTCGACGTCCCCTTCGTCTTCGACAACCTGGCCGACCCCGCCTTCGCGCCCCTGCTCGGCGACGCCCCGCCCCAGGCGATCGCGGACGGCATGCACGCCGCCTGGGTCTCCTTCGCCACCACCGGCGATCCCGGCTGGCCCGCCTACCGCGCGCCGCACCGGCCCGTCCGCCGCTTCGCGCCCGCCCCGGCCACCGTTCCTGACCCGCGCGGCGCGCTCCGCACCCTGTGGGACGACCTGCGCTGA
- a CDS encoding winged helix-turn-helix transcriptional regulator gives MSRRNTGVSVRAVNAHACPVREVLDRVAGKWSVQILVAAARGPLRFTELERGIEGISRRMLTLTLRNLERDGLVTRTVHPTVPPKVEYELTAVAHELHETLRRLTDWAESNREYIAGARAAYDAEHRPELLDA, from the coding sequence ATGTCCCGCAGGAACACCGGCGTGAGCGTCCGGGCAGTGAACGCGCACGCCTGCCCCGTCCGGGAGGTTCTCGACAGGGTGGCCGGGAAATGGAGCGTGCAGATCCTTGTCGCGGCCGCCCGGGGACCCCTGCGCTTCACGGAGTTGGAGCGCGGCATCGAGGGCATCAGCCGCCGCATGCTCACGCTGACCCTGCGCAATCTGGAACGCGACGGCCTGGTCACACGCACCGTGCACCCGACGGTGCCGCCCAAGGTGGAGTACGAACTCACCGCCGTCGCCCATGAGTTGCACGAAACGCTGCGGCGGCTGACGGACTGGGCCGAGAGCAACCGGGAGTACATCGCAGGGGCGCGGGCGGCCTACGACGCCGAGCACCGGCCCGAGTTGCTCGACGCATAG